The proteins below are encoded in one region of Candidatus Krumholzibacteriota bacterium:
- a CDS encoding PAS domain S-box protein, protein MSRRVNNSRKQIRSGRMPIILVLGLGLVAILAIVYIQVTTTRISREYIPLAEAVKEIKYESVIGHLWFEEMISGDRNEEIDDVFAHIDLAASYAKAMLDGDSISGKRIFPLSDIETRIEIEEVRAKLSQFRAIAEQRWAAIDSSQIGSEIDQRFDMVFRDFLDRANRVEARFGGKIADDLKKFHFIQNVLIVFLLGLFSLAGLFFWRYEKSKTSGMMKLQLSEERYRGLIEDIPVMICRFLPDGTIRYVNKAYCDYFGKAPEELVGSSFLDLIPEEDRKTVIGNIRSLTPERPTQSHEHKVINPDGEVCWQRWTNRALFDDRGIAMAYQAVGEDITERRTAAKAIEESRRLLNDMGDIARIGGWEMDLESGGKAAWTKGTYDIVELDEDEKLPGLNEHIGWYLPEYREMVREKIDRLIKTKKPIHYEAAFKTRSGVLKWCRVFGEAVEKDGNVVKIRGTFQDITDFKQVQIEQERLIHEMNERVKEQRCIYGVAEAIRNRESLDQIFEDVVALIPMGWQYPMVTCARLIFGEKEYLSEGFTDSKWKQASDIIVHGNLRGSITVCYREERPESYEGPFLREERELLDTIANTLGEAIERFRAEHDLKRLSHAIEQAAETIVITDTAGAIEYANPAFERITGYSISDAIGKNPRILKSGEHGEQFYREMWKTLTSGSIWAGWLVNKKKDGTFYTEEATISPVRDTSGAIVNYVGVKRDITENLRLEEQYNQGQKVESIGRLAGGVAHDLNNLLSPILGYSEMLLDDIDQEDPRKESVSEIIRAGYRARDLVHQLLAFSRKQTLEYKLIDLNDILDGIEKLIRRTIREDIEIVISPSPDIGMIRADTGQIEQVILNLVSNAQDAMPDGGKLALSTRQVETDTRQARRNEGIDPGIYVMLSVSDTGIGMDRDIRGHIFEPFFSTKGEAGTGLGLSTAYGIIKQHGGNVLVESEPGKGTTFEVYLPVSDDPLDKGKIFKKKPENLEGTEKILLVEDNENVRNLTETILKRKGYFVLVAENGEEAFEILKNQKGPVDLLLTDVVMSGINGRELYIRASEEYPGLKVLFMSGYSYDVIANRGVLEEGMSFIQKPFTIDALATKIRDVLEER, encoded by the coding sequence ATGTCGCGCAGAGTTAATAATTCCCGCAAGCAGATCCGATCCGGACGTATGCCGATTATACTCGTACTTGGGCTTGGACTGGTCGCCATCCTGGCGATAGTCTATATCCAGGTGACTACGACCCGGATTTCCAGGGAATATATCCCTCTTGCCGAGGCTGTCAAAGAGATCAAATATGAATCAGTGATCGGGCATCTCTGGTTTGAGGAAATGATCAGCGGTGACAGAAACGAGGAAATAGACGATGTCTTTGCGCATATCGATCTTGCCGCCTCGTATGCCAAAGCGATGCTCGACGGCGATTCGATCTCAGGAAAAAGGATTTTCCCACTCAGCGATATCGAAACACGCATCGAGATAGAAGAAGTTCGCGCGAAGTTAAGCCAGTTCCGGGCGATAGCCGAACAGAGGTGGGCCGCAATAGACAGTTCGCAGATCGGATCGGAGATCGATCAGCGATTCGACATGGTATTCAGGGATTTTCTCGATCGCGCCAACCGGGTGGAAGCCCGTTTCGGAGGAAAGATCGCCGATGACCTTAAAAAGTTCCATTTTATTCAGAACGTGCTTATAGTTTTCCTTCTGGGGTTATTCTCTTTGGCCGGTCTTTTCTTCTGGAGATATGAAAAGAGCAAAACCTCGGGTATGATGAAGCTGCAGCTTAGCGAGGAGCGGTACCGGGGGCTGATCGAGGATATTCCGGTGATGATATGCCGGTTTCTTCCAGACGGGACGATCAGGTATGTCAATAAGGCATACTGCGATTATTTCGGGAAGGCGCCGGAGGAACTGGTCGGGTCATCATTTCTCGATCTGATTCCTGAAGAAGACAGAAAGACAGTGATCGGCAATATCAGATCTCTGACTCCAGAGCGGCCTACCCAGTCGCATGAACACAAGGTGATAAATCCGGACGGAGAAGTATGCTGGCAGCGATGGACGAACAGGGCGCTCTTTGACGACAGGGGCATAGCCATGGCTTACCAGGCTGTCGGGGAGGATATCACTGAGCGCAGAACTGCCGCGAAAGCGATTGAAGAGAGTAGAAGGCTCCTGAACGATATGGGCGATATCGCCAGGATCGGGGGCTGGGAAATGGATCTTGAAAGCGGGGGGAAGGCGGCGTGGACAAAAGGGACTTACGATATAGTCGAACTGGATGAAGATGAAAAGTTGCCCGGGCTGAATGAACATATCGGCTGGTACCTTCCCGAATACAGGGAGATGGTCAGGGAAAAGATCGACAGGCTGATCAAGACGAAGAAACCAATCCATTATGAGGCTGCTTTCAAGACAAGAAGCGGGGTTCTTAAATGGTGCAGAGTCTTCGGCGAAGCGGTCGAAAAGGATGGTAACGTAGTAAAGATCAGGGGGACTTTTCAGGATATCACCGATTTCAAGCAGGTCCAGATCGAACAGGAACGGCTGATCCATGAGATGAATGAACGGGTCAAGGAACAGAGGTGCATCTATGGCGTCGCCGAAGCGATCCGGAACAGGGAGAGTCTCGATCAGATATTCGAAGATGTCGTCGCGCTGATTCCGATGGGATGGCAATATCCGATGGTGACATGCGCGAGATTGATCTTTGGAGAAAAAGAATATCTTTCCGAAGGTTTCACCGACTCGAAATGGAAGCAGGCCTCCGATATAATCGTCCATGGCAATCTTCGCGGATCGATAACGGTGTGCTACAGGGAGGAAAGACCGGAAAGCTACGAAGGCCCATTTCTGAGGGAAGAGCGGGAACTTCTTGATACAATAGCCAACACACTCGGTGAGGCGATCGAGCGTTTTCGTGCCGAGCACGATCTGAAAAGACTCAGCCACGCGATAGAGCAAGCGGCAGAGACGATCGTAATAACGGACACAGCCGGGGCGATAGAATACGCCAACCCCGCTTTCGAGAGAATTACGGGATACAGTATAAGTGATGCAATCGGAAAGAACCCGAGGATACTCAAGAGCGGGGAGCACGGTGAGCAGTTTTACCGCGAGATGTGGAAGACTCTGACGAGCGGATCGATATGGGCCGGCTGGCTTGTGAACAAAAAGAAAGATGGCACTTTCTACACTGAAGAGGCCACGATCTCGCCGGTTCGGGATACGTCAGGCGCCATCGTAAATTATGTCGGCGTAAAGAGAGATATCACAGAGAATCTCAGGCTCGAGGAGCAGTACAATCAGGGTCAGAAAGTCGAATCGATCGGGAGGCTGGCAGGTGGAGTAGCGCACGATCTGAACAACCTTCTTTCTCCGATACTAGGTTACAGCGAGATGCTGCTCGATGATATTGATCAGGAAGATCCCCGCAAGGAATCGGTCAGTGAGATCATCAGGGCCGGGTACAGAGCGCGCGACCTTGTCCATCAACTGCTCGCTTTCAGCCGCAAGCAGACGCTCGAATACAAGCTGATCGATCTGAACGATATTCTCGACGGCATCGAAAAGCTTATAAGGAGAACGATACGCGAGGATATCGAGATCGTGATAAGCCCATCTCCCGATATCGGGATGATCAGGGCGGATACAGGCCAGATAGAGCAGGTTATCCTCAATCTCGTATCAAACGCCCAGGATGCGATGCCGGATGGAGGAAAACTCGCTTTAAGCACGCGGCAAGTCGAAACAGATACGCGGCAAGCCCGGAGGAATGAGGGGATCGATCCGGGGATTTACGTGATGCTGTCTGTAAGCGACACGGGAATAGGAATGGACAGGGATATCCGGGGGCATATTTTCGAACCGTTCTTTTCGACGAAGGGTGAAGCGGGGACGGGACTCGGTCTTTCGACAGCTTATGGCATTATCAAGCAACACGGCGGCAATGTACTTGTCGAAAGCGAACCAGGCAAGGGTACGACTTTTGAGGTCTATCTTCCAGTGTCGGATGATCCCCTCGACAAGGGGAAAATCTTTAAAAAGAAGCCTGAAAATCTTGAAGGTACAGAAAAGATCCTTCTGGTAGAGGATAACGAAAA